The Solanum pennellii chromosome 7, SPENNV200 DNA segment tgaaagtatgaattattatctatttaacattttttagaatttatctatccatttgttactttttaaacaaaaaattcttgagtggaaattcaaattgtgattataaaagttaaatatcaatatgttaaattattgagattaatcagGTCAAATTGACGAGTCAACACCCAACCCATTTTTTAGCTCATTTGAGTCAACCCATTTGAGCTGAAAGTAAACTTTGACAGGTAAATGACTCAACCCAATTTCtattcaactcattttaatattttcaatttcaactcaAACCGTCGATTTGACACCCATAGTCTGTGCTTTCATTCGATCATAGGCTATATCCAATGAATGGAGAAAGGCTCAAATAAGTCGAGTTAATTTGGGGCTACTCAAGACTATTTATAGTTGAGCAAATCTGAATAGAACACACTcttaaaatttaagtttattggtaaataaataaataaataaataaacataacatTGGTCATacactaaaaaaaatgaattttttaattttatttaacactGTAAAATTcccaagaaaaagaaaaatgagtatttaaaaataaacatttagtTAAAGGAAGTTTTGTTTGCCACAACTCACAAGGAAGCGTTATTTTCGCAGTTAGCACCATTCTGGACATGCATAAATTATGAGTCTCACAATTATTACTACAGTTCTAGTTGGGTCCCACCATGTTGCCATCGTTTGCTGTTTTAGCTTATACATCAGGCATAAGCAGGTGTACCTTGTGTCAATAGGAATAAAAAACGTTTGCTATTATCAAGTACTATTTCTCTCCTTTATAAAAGACTTTTCCCGCTTCTCAACTTCTCAGTTCCCTCTTCTCTCTGTTTCTAGATAAAGTGAAACAATTGCTGCTGAGCGTTTGACCTCTTTCTCGCCGGAGAATCGGAAGCACTTCGTTTTCCGGTAAACAACGATAACTCCTCCGTGTTTTTTTCCGTCCAATTTTATgtgcaatttttaaaaaagttggtTTTATGATAGGAATATGTGATCACTCGTTCTagttgattataaatttttgtgTTTCCCGATTGTTACCGCCGACTGTAATGATTTCATCCGGTGATTGTCCGAGAAGAAGTTTTAGAACTAAAGAGACAAATTGAGATTCTCTCATcgttcatgtttttttttgtgtgtatgtaATGAGCTGTTCCTAAGTAAGTGTTATGCACCTGTATAGAAGGTTTTGACGGTTTTGTACTTcgattgcaaaaaaaaaaataggtgatTAGAGTTACCGAGCACTGACAAGCATAATCATAGAGATATGTCTGCAGATTCGATGCACAATCCAAGCTTAAATAAGGAAGGTACTTGTGTTTCCTagtgtatatttttttctgacgtaagatattttttctttgggTCAAATGCCTCAGCAAAGCCTCAATATACAGTGTAACTTAAGTGATATTTTGCCTCAGCAGAGCCTCAATATACAGTGTAACCTAAGTGAAATTTTCCAAGTTTTTGTATATAGTTGTTCTGACCTTTATTTTAGTGATGCATGACGCCTAGAGGCTAGTGTTATCCTGTATATGAAACATGGTATGATTTGCATTGTCAATTGGCGAAGCCTGAATTTTCACTTGGggcattaaaaaatataaagaaagtaAACATACAAAGAAGTCAGGGGATTTAACAATTGCTATACTTGCGGTGCGTTTTTTCTGCCCATGGCATTGTCAACTTTGCTGTTTAGTAATGTAATGTTTCTATTTTTGGTTAGTTGTTCACACAGCAGAAGTTTTCAATGCGGTGAAACAAGAACAAATGGATGTAGTTACTGAAAAAGAGTGGGAGTATCGTGCATTGAAGGCAAGGatagaagaaaggaaaaaagacCGCAAGAAGAAACAAGAGGACAGACCAACTTTAATGTGGGAAACTTGGGAAGAAACATATGACAAATGGCTTGTGAAACACTTCGCAGATGATTTGGATAATCAGAATGAGTTATTGTGTGAAACGGTGGAGCCATCATCAGATATGATTGTGCCATTGTTCAGGTACCAGAAGGAGTGGTTGTTTTGGGCTCTTAAGCAAGAAGAATCTTCATCCAAAGGGGGTATTCTTGCTGATGAGATGGGAATGGGGAAGACTATCCAAGCGATAGCACTTGTGCTTGCTAAAAGGGAATTAGGGAAAACAATTAGCAAATCTAGTTTATTGTCATCTTCATCCAGTACTAATAAGCAGGAACCCTCAGCAGTAAAAGGCACTCTTATCTTATGCCCTATGGTTGCTGTCCTTCAGTGGGTTACTGAGATCAATCGATGCACCATTGAAGGTAGCAACAAAATTCTTGTGTATCATGGTTCTAACAGAAGGAAACTTAGCCACGatattgaagaatatgattTTGTCATCACCACATACTCCACTGTTGAGGCTGAATATAGGAAATTTGTCATGCAGCCAAAACAAAAGTGCGAGTGGTGTGGCAAAGCATATTATGAAGAAAAGTTGCCCATTCACCAGAAGAGTTTTTGTGGACCAGATGGTGTTAAAACTGCCAAGCAGTCAAAGAAGCAGAGGAAGAAGTTAAAACTTGACGAGGAATTGTTGATGCAGAAAACAGATTCTACTGAGTCAGAGACTTATTTGCAGATAACAGATTTTATGGAGTCAGAGACGAATGTGCAGGAAGAAGGTTCTACCGCAGAGACTGATATGAAGAAAACGGGTCGTAGAAAGTACATGAAGCGTAGTAGCATGgcagaagaaggaaaaaatgatGGTTCTATGGATAATTCATCCAGTGTAAATCAAGATTTGCCACAGAGGAAGTCAATTTTGCATTCAGTGAAGTGGGATCGCATCATCTTGGATGAGGTACGTCACGCCTTTGCATATCATGTGTACTCACTCGTATATGTTGTTActttcttcaattatcattatgtcataatttttatttgttagtaTCATATGTGAGTGAAAATGGTTAGTTTCCTAAGGACTCATTTGATTTAAATACTAGTAGTTTCCTCACAGATGATCAAGTTTTTTACAAATGCTTAAGAGTGAGGAACATTGATATCTGTAGTGCTATCTTAAGGACTTAGAATGTGAAGTACTGTATGGTTTATGCAGTCTGCGGAAACACTATTGTAACTGCTGAATAATATAGATGAATGTACCTACCTACCTTTAGGATGTTTCAGCTCATTGACATTTAATTAGCTGTGTGAACGAAAATATCCTGATGCTCATGGTTATGCTCAATTGCTCATGTGAAATATTATCTTCAATTTTGGTTTGGTTTCTATCTTCTATTCTTGTAATGAATCTGAACATTCTGTTCTCTCAGTTCCTACTGAATACTGTTGTATACTTATATTTGATTTGCAGTGTGTGCCTGTCCCAATCATCTCACTGCATTCAGAATTTCATAATTGCATGTGATACAAAATCTTGTCTGCAATGTTTCAACTCATTTCACTTATCTGATACAGGCTCATTATGTAAAAGATAGGCGCTGCAACACGACAAAAGCTACTCTTAGTTTGAAATCTTCTTATAAGTGGGCCTTAAGTGGTACTCCGATTCAGAATCTTGTTGGAGAATTATATTCACTTGTAAGTTCAACTTTTGCTGGTTATTGTCTTCCAGATGTTTGTGTTATGAGATTAATTAAATGCTTTACTTTTGCACAGGTCCGTTTCCTACAAATAGTACCCTACTCTTTTTACTTTTGCAAGGACTGTGATTGCAGAACACTTGACTACAGGTAGTAATAGTTCACTATCTTTGTACCTACCCCCTAGGGTTAAAGAAGTATGGTGctctaaatttaatttataatttatctgTTCTTCCTTTTGCTCTTCAGCAATTGTCGTCTGAAACCTTTTATATTCTATATCCTTTGATCAACTTTTGTCTTGCAGCTCTACATCCGAGTGCCTACAATGCCCCCACAAATCAGTACGGCACTTTTGCTTTTGGAACAGAGTAAGCTACAAATTCTATTATTTAAACTTTTGAGGCtctattatttccaaaaataaataaattgctGACATGGTGAGATTGATGCATCTTCTCTTTCTAGTACATTGCTACACCTATAAAACATGAAGGAAGCTATGGGAGTGGTAGAGATGCGATGTTCCTTTTGAAGCATAAAATTCTAAAAAGCATCCTACTAAGGCGTAGTAAAAAGGGAAGAGCTGCTGATCTTGCTCTTCCTCTTAAAATTGTAAGTTTTGTCGGGCAGGAATGTAGTCTGATTTAATCTGATATTCTCTTTTTAGCTTATTTCTTGGTTGTATATGGTCTCAGGTTACTTTGAGAAAAGATTCTTTGGATGTCATAGAAGAAGACTACTACACGTCATTGTACAATAAAAGTCAGGCACAGTTTAATACGTATGCTATCTATCCTGTATATGCTGTTCCAACCTTCTCTTTCTTGGTGAAAGTTCTTGTTTGTCTGTGGTTTCTCAGTTTTGTGTCACCCTTATGTAGTGTTTCCTCATTGATGTTGTATCATGAGGCTGGCTGATTGATTCTTTCCCCTTGTCTTATGTGTTGACTACCTTCCTGGAGTATGTTCTGGAACACATTGCTTCCATTTCTTGTAATCATGCTGATTAAGGTCACGTGCTTTCATTTCCCTTCCAATGTAGATCATTAAATATTGCTATCATCTGATTATCCCCCCNNNNNNNNNNNNNNNNNNNNNNNNNNNNNNNNNNNNNNNNNNNNNNNNNNNNNNNNN contains these protein-coding regions:
- the LOC107025465 gene encoding DNA repair protein RAD16-like; amino-acid sequence: MDVVTEKEWEYRALKARIEERKKDRKKKQEDRPTLMWETWEETYDKWLVKHFADDLDNQNELLCETVEPSSDMIVPLFRYQKEWLFWALKQEESSSKGGILADEMGMGKTIQAIALVLAKRELGKTISKSSLLSSSSSTNKQEPSAVKGTLILCPMVAVLQWVTEINRCTIEGSNKILVYHGSNRRKLSHDIEEYDFVITTYSTVEAEYRKFVMQPKQKCEWCGKAYYEEKLPIHQKSFCGPDGVKTAKQSKKQRKKLKLDEELLMQKTDSTESETYLQITDFMESETNVQEEGSTAETDMKKTGRRKYMKRSSMAEEGKNDGSMDNSSSVNQDLPQRKSILHSVKWDRIILDEAHYVKDRRCNTTKATLSLKSSYKWALSGTPIQNLVGELYSLVRFLQIVPYSFYFCKDCDCRTLDYSSTSECLQCPHKSVRHFCFWNRYIATPIKHEGSYGSGRDAMFLLKHKILKSILLRRSKKGRAADLALPLKIVTLRKDSLDVIEEDYYTSLYNKSQAQFNTYVKGGTVMNNYAHIFELLTRLRQAVDHPYLVVYSSTALAKMANSGNVEQPCGLCHDAVEDPAVTSCMHVFCKTCLIDFAASARQVPCPLCSELLTIDFTVNTDKVDQNSKQTLKGFRSSSILNRIQLDDFQSSTKIDALREEIRFMIERDGSAKGIVFSQFTSFLDLIHYSLQKSGINCVQLVGSMSIDARAAAVTKFTEDSDCRIFLMSLKAGSVALNLTVASQVFMMDPWWNPAVERQAQDRIHRIGQYKPVRIVRFVIENTVEEKILKLQEKKELVFEGTIGGSSEAFAKLTEADLKFLFTT